In Drosophila yakuba strain Tai18E2 chromosome 2R, Prin_Dyak_Tai18E2_2.1, whole genome shotgun sequence, a single genomic region encodes these proteins:
- the LOC6531757 gene encoding uncharacterized protein LOC6531757: MEALDILEKRIDALTRVLGPGQDSEVSEGVVDALCSAHALLGEATTGSAALQQCVKRSDELEKYLDPNFLEEHQQVRSKEVYLHAVAPELHTQAEQLERIKQLEPALGAEYFRSIPAECLEQLKGITENNGEYAQQSELIEESLVLAMKRYGEIQAGLLSSLDAMSERLDQVEERMEQRKRAELNKDVPPKD; encoded by the coding sequence ATGGAGGCACTGGACATTCTGGAGAAGCGCATCGATGCCCTGACGCGAGTCCTGGGACCCGGGCAGGATTCTGAGGTGAGCGAGGGCGTGGTCGACGCCCTGTGCTCGGCACATGCCCTCCTGGGCGAAGCAACCACAGGAAGTGCTGCACTGCAGCAGTGCGTGAAGAGATCCGACGAGCTGGAGAAGTACCTGGACCCTAACTTCCTCGAGGAGCACCAGCAGGTGCGCTCCAAGGAGGTCTACCTGCACGCCGTGGCTCCCGAACTGCACACCCAGGCCGAGCAGCTGGAGAGGATTAAGCAGCTGGAACCGGCCCTGGGTGCGGAGTACTTCCGCAGCATTCCCGCCGAGTGCCTGGAGCAGCTAAAGGGCATCACCGAGAACAACGGGGAGTACGCCCAGCAGAGTGAACTCATCGAGGAGAGCCTGGTTTTGGCCATGAAGCGGTACGGTGAAATCCAGGCGGGACTCCTGAGCTCCCTGGATGCTATGAGCGAACGGTTGGACCAGGTAGAGGAGCGCATGGAGCAGAGGAAGCGGGCCGAGCTGAACAAGGATGTGCCGCCGAAGGATTGA